In the Helianthus annuus cultivar XRQ/B chromosome 11, HanXRQr2.0-SUNRISE, whole genome shotgun sequence genome, one interval contains:
- the LOC110888410 gene encoding uncharacterized protein LOC110888410: MAGETGKESTSRITEEMKATISEEVGKALEASLPQFIDRLQTTLLAVIDDKMNEKKDAGKLKACPYNKFMACKPPFYHGEVDPIVCQRWIHDIEGVFERTHFDETDFVAYGTDQLRGQAKDWWNNLKKEQGIEATRTMTWEEFKTPFLRHHSPKAVINRIKEEFIQLRHNGKSIEKITGIFLDKLRFCDELVQNEEQKIYYYYNMLSAEYREFMTPSKYVHLTEIVNAACEREIELKKQIDRGERRAFEKNPLSAKKQKLNEAPKKGTEKGGAPQCKISGKNHKGECYFKNKPCPTCGKVGHVVANCSGKVSVCYKFYKLGHKKSECPELVRTKDTTDAKPDAQKAKARSFHMTAAEAKTKPDVVSGIFLVNSIPARILFDTGANRSFISHRFIQHPTFTLTKLPIPLEVEIGDNKSFIVCDMCWNYKLSIDDEEYFVDLIPMSMGEFQVVIGMDWLA, encoded by the coding sequence ATGGCTGGTGAAACCGGAAAGGAATCAACATCTCGCATAACTGAAGAGATGAAAGCTACTATTTCCGAGGAAGTCGGAAAAGCTTTAGAAGCTAGTCTACCGCAGTTCATCGATAGACTACAAACTACACTTTTAGCGGTAATAGATGATAAGATGAATGAAAAGAAAGATGCGGGTAAATTGAAAGCGTGTCCATATAATAAATTTATGGCATGCAAACCCCCGTTCTATCATGGTGAAGTTGATCCGATCGTTTGTCAACGATGGATTCACGACATTGAAGGGGTATTCGAAAGGACCCATTTTGATGAGACTGATTTCGTGGCATACGGAACCGATCAGTTGAGAGGCCAAGCTAAGGATTGGTGGAATAATCTGAAGAAGGAACAGGGAATTGAGGCCACGAGAACTATGACGTGGGAAGAATTCAAAACTCCGTTCCTTAGACACCATAGTCCGAAAGCTGTGATCAATAGGATTAAAGAAGAGTTTATTCAGCTAAGGCATAATGGTAAGTCGATAGAGAAGATTACAGGAATCTTTCTTGATAAGCTCAGGTTTTGTGATGAGCTGGTTCAAAATGAAGAACAGAAAATCTACTATTACTACAACATGCTGAGTGCGGAGTATAGGGAGTTCATGACTCCTTCAAAATATGTGCATCTTACTGAAATAGTGAATGCCGCATGTGAAAGAGAGATTGAGTTGAAAAAGCAGATTGATAGGGGTGAAAGGAGAGCATTTGAGAAAAATCCACTCTCCGCAAAGAAACAAAAGCTGAATGAAGCTCCTAAGAAGGGCACTGAAAAAGGAGGAGCGCCTCAATGCAAAATTTCTGGAAAGAATCATAAGGGCGAATGCTACTTTAAAAACAAACCATGTCCTACTTGTGGCAAAGTGGGACATGTAGTTGCAAATTGCTCAGGAAAGGTGTCGGTATGCTATAAATTTTATAAACTGGGACACAAAAAGTCTGAGTGCCCGGAGTTAGTTAGAACTAAAGACACCACTGATGCAAAGCCTGATGCGCAGAAAGCAAAGGCTAGATCTTTCCACATGACAGCTGCTGAGGCTAAAACCAAACCTGATGTCGTTTCAGGTATATTTCTTGTAAATTCAATTCCAGCACGAattttatttgatacgggtgcaaATAGATCTTTTATATCACATCGATTTATTCAACACCCTACATTCACGTTAACAAAATTACCTATACCACTAGAAGTAGAAATAGGTgataataaaagttttattgtttgtgATATGTGTTGGAATTACAAACtgagcattgacgatgaagaGTATTTCGTTGACTTAATTCCCATGtcaatgggagaatttcaagtggtaatcgggatggattggctagcTTGA